The window ATCCCAAACGCCGGTGGTCATACTCATCAGAACGCCGGAGATTGCCAGAACCAGCATGAGTTCCACCAAAGTGAAGCCTGAGAATTTCTGTGACATCATTTTTGCCCGAAAACATTGGACTGCCAGGTTTCCAGCACTGGCCGGAGTTTGTCAGGAGTCGGCATTTCCCGAAACAAAAATCCATATTTTTTGAAATAGTCCGAACGTTCCACTATTTCCGCAATTGCAGGTTCTTTCAGTAGTTTTTTTGCCACACCCAGAATGAGTGGCGCCGAAGCAGATAATTCCAGTTGTCTCAATCGCTGTGTCAATGGCGAGGCATGCCAGGCGTGGAATAACTCCAGGGCAACCTGTTGTTTTGTTGAATGCGTCAGCGTGTAGTCCGGAAAACAATAATGACTGCCACTGAGCGGAACAAAATTAACAGCAGGCTCGATTTTCCATTGAGGCAGAGATTTTTCCAGCGTTTGCTCCAGCAAGGCAATGTCTTCAGGGACATAAGACAGAAACTGGTGATAATGCGATTTGATTCCGCAGTTCTGGTCTAACGTGAGTTGAGCCGGTTTGCCTTTTTTGATGCTGATTTCCGCAGAGAGACTCCAGGCTTGTTGATGCAATACCGCAGGGAAAAACCAGGCCAGATTCTGTCCATATTTTTGGGTTTGCATGAACAGACTGAGCGGTCCATCAATTTCAATCACCCAGGTGTTTTCTTCCCGGGAAATGGTTGCCAGCAGTTGATGAAATCTCAGATATTTGAATAATTGGCGCATATCCGCGGTTCCGGAATCAGGCAGGGACAGTTTCAGTTTGTCGCAATAAAACAAGAGTCCCTGAACCTGCGCGCAATTGTAGCGATGCAGTAATCCTTCAGGTGAGATTTTTTTAAATTCGAGCATTTTTTGACAGGGGGGCAGATCCTGATACAGGGATTCAGCCAATTGTTCAGGGGTTTGATCGAAGGCCCGGGCGACTTGCTGTTGATATTCTTCCAGCGAAAATTCATCTTTCCGGGACAGCAACTGGCTGGTATGGCTAAACACTTTTTTACGCCATTCCAGGAGTTCAGTGTTGGTGCCTGTTTCAAATTCGGTGCGATCCATCAACAGTTTTTGCAGTCCGCGGGCCACCATGCCATGTCCCCTGAATTCACCGGCGATCATCTCCATGTCTGATTCCAGAGCTTCACGGGTTTCGCCGATATTTTGCGCAAACAATTCAAGGAGGCGTTCAGCCCAATCCAGCAGTTGTACATCACGGGGGTCCACAAATCGTGAAGTGATACGGTTTTTATAGATTCGGTAATTCAGGAGATCTTTGGTAAGCACTGTGTTGTCTTCGACGCTGGTTGACAAAATATTCCCCGGTTCCTTTGGAAACCAGTTCATACAAGGTGGCGACCTTTCCGGTTTGAGGTCTTAAAATACGGCCCAATCGCTGGACATGCTCCCGCACACTGCCACTGCCCGCAACCACAATAGCAACGTTGGCTTCAGGGACATCCACGCCTTCATTCAGCACCTTGGAAGTCACCAGCACGGGATAGTCACCCTTGCGGAACGCCTCCAGAAATTGAGCGCGTTCCTTGACTTTGGTGTGATGGGTCAGCACCGGCAGAAAGAATTTCTTGCCAATACGGTAGGCCGCGTCATTTTCCTGAGTGAACACCAGAATCCGTTCACCGGCATGTCGTCTGAGCAATTCCCAGATCCAGTCTTCTTTGGCCTGTGAGGCCTGGCTCAGACGACGTTGTTCCAGAAATGCCTTGAACGCCTGACGGCCCTTTGCGGATTGGGCCGTTTTACTGATAAAATTGCTCCACCCATGAGCGGAACTGAAGCTGATTTTTTCATCCTTGAGAAATTGAAGGTAGCAGGCGCGGGCCTGTTCATAGCGTTCCTGCTCTTCTGGTAGCATATCGACTTCAATGGTTTCAATTTCATAGGGCGCAAGTTCCCGGCCTTCGAGTTCGTGAATGTGAACCTGAAAACAGAGCGGGCCGCACAACTGATACAGCACTTGTTCCCGGCCATCACGTCGTTCGGGGGTGGCTGTCAGACCGAGCCTGAAGGGGGCGATGCTCGCAATGGCCAGATTCTGATATTGTTCTCCGGGAAGGTGGTGGCATTCATCAAAAATGATGAAGCCGAAACGATGCCCTTGATGAAACACATGAATCAATGCCGAATCATAAGTCGCGACCGTGATTTTTTGCAGATCATTTTCGCCTCCCCCGAGCATGCCAATGGGTTCGTCAAAAAAACCGGAAAGCACAGAGTGCCATTGATGCATGAGATCAATGGTTGGCACATGGATCAATGCCGGGCGGCGGGTTTCCGCGATCATGAGCACTGCCAGGATGGTTTTCCCCGCACCAGTCGGCAATACCACCACGCCTGATGACCCCTGATTTTTCCATGCGTGCAGGGCATCCAACTGATAATGTCGGGGCGTGACCTGACGTTTCAGGGACCATTCCTGGGGTTCAAATTTTCGGGCATTATCCTGATAGGGAATCTGAAGCTTGCGCAGGGTCAGGACAATCTCACGGTAACACCATGCCGGAGCACGATGCAGGCGGGTTCTGGAATCCCAGAGAATTCCGGGCAATGACTCCGCCTGTGATTCTGTGAGAGGATGCAGGGTGAGGGTACCTTTTTCAAATTCAAGAGACAGCACTTGTTACCACGATAGTCAGAAAATCAATCGACAAGGTGTTCCAGATCGCGCACCAGATTTTTTTCGAGGGCGGCCATACCCGCACCGACTTCCATTTTAACCCCTTCCGCCATAAAACTGACCCCCATCGCATACAGGGTTTTGAACAGATTATGGGATCGGCATTGTTCACCCATCTGACCAATACGGACAATGTTGAGTCCGAAAGATCCTGAAATTTCCACCAGAAACCGTTTTGCCATGTATTTTCTGACTTTGTTGCCATCCACACCGTCAGGAATTTTAATGGCAATGACCGAATTCAACCGGTATTCAGAGGGAACAAACAATTCCAGTCCCATGCCTTCAATGCCGGCCTGCAACGCCCGGGAACTCATGAAATGTCGTTCAAACCGTTTTTCCAGAGTTTCTTCACAAATCAACCGCAAGGCTTCATGCGTCGCCAGAATTCCGGGAACAGGTGCCGTGTAATGATATTGCTGGTGTCCCCAGAATTTCTGGGCACGCAAGGCGTCCAGGCACCAGTGTGGACGGACCGCTGTTCTTTTTTCCAGGACTTCCCAGGCTTCACTGGAAAACGCAATGAGCGAAACACCGGGAATGGAAGACAAACCTTTTTGTCCGCCGGTGATGGTCGCGTCAATGCCCCATTCATCCATGAACATGGGCATGGTGGTGAGGGTACACACCGCATCCACAATCACCAGCGCGCCATGTTTTTTAGCGAGTTTTGCGATCTCCGGGACATTGTTCAGCACACCGCAGGAAGTTTCTCCCTGAACCATGGTGACCACGTCATAATGCTGTCGCTTGAGTTCATCTTCTACCTTTTGTACATCCACAGGGGTTGCCGTCGGCATTTCAAGCACCGTCACATCCGCGCCAATTCCTGTTGCCATTTCCCCGAACCGGCCGCTGAAAATCCCGATTTTGAGTACCAGGACTTTCCGTCCCGGCCACAGCAGATTGCCAATTGCCATTTCCATGGCGGCTGAAGACGGGCCTGAAACGCCCAGAATTTTATCGCTTTGGGTCTGAAACGCATAACGAGCCATGGATTTAACCCGACGGATCACTTCGTCCATGGTTTCACCGAGATGATTGATCACCACGCCATTGGCCCGTGAGACTGCCGCTGGCAGTGGAACAGGGCCAGCCCCCATCAGTAGCAAAGGTTCAGAAGGTAGAATGTTGGCTAACGATTGCGTTTCGGGTGGTAACATAGGAATTGTCATAATACGTTCCAGTTTAAGAATTAAGGGCATCGTAGGGGCGACCCGCCGGTCGCCCTTACACAAATTTTATCAAAGCTGAAATTGATGGTTTTGTACAGGCATGTCAAGAAGGAATTTTCTGTTGCCGATTGTGAACATCTTTCAGTTGCAACAACGCATAGAGCGCCTGAATGTGAGGAATGGCCAGTTGATGCCTCCGTCCGATTTTGACCACATTGCCCAGAATCGCTTCTACTTCCATCGGCCGTCCGGCTTCATAATCCAGCAACATGCTGGTCCGGTAGGGAACCATGTTTCGGGTGTCAACCAGATTTTGCTCAATGACTGATTCCACCTGCGGGTGTCCTTCATGGCTTGCCAGCAAACACACTTCTTCCATGACATGTTTCACCAATAGAACCGCTTCCGTGGATTCCATAATCTGACTTGTGTCAAGACAACCGCCCAACACGGAAACAGGGTTATACGGAGCATTCCAGACCAGTTTCTTCCAGCGCGCGCTGATGATATTTTCCGAGGCCACACAGTTGATTCCTGCCTGTTTGAACCATTCGCTCAATTCCAGAACGGCCTGATGCGAACCTCCAGGATACGCGCCAATGATCAGACGTCCATAATCCTGATGATGAATATGGCCGGGGCCGATACGGTTGGAACAGACAAAGGCCAGACCGCTAATCAACAGATTTTCGGGAAAAGCCTGTGCCACTGGCGGTTCAATATCAATCCCGTTCTGCAGAAGGACAATCACGGTATCGGGGCCCACTACCGGTCGCAGAAGCGAAGAAACATCCGCGTCTGGCAGCACTTTAGTCGCGACAATCACATAGTCCGGAACACCGGAATAGTCTTCCGGTTTTCTGACCACCTGTGTTGGCTGGAAGTTGAAGTTTCCCAGACAACTGTCTATCTGAAAACCCTGTTGTTTGACATGTTCGTAATCAGAACGGCAGGTCACCGAGACATCAACCCCGGCTTTGTGTAAAAATCCGCCATACAGTGCTCCGACCGCTCCGGCGCCCAATACAAGAACTTTTTTTGAAGAAGACATGAACGCTCCCTTCAAGGGTAAACAATCTGATCCAGTTCAACAGTGGCCACATAGGGAATAAATCCATGTTTTTTCTGGATTTCATAAATCAATCGTATGTTTTTTTTATCATCGGGATACCAGTAATCCAGACCGAACAAGGCCACACCATGATCCTTCTTAACATTTGTGAGAATACCAACATATTCTTTGGCATCCTCGATGGGTCTTAATTCATAGGTTTTATCGGTAAAATTATAATCCGCGAAAAAAGACTCCGCGAGAATCGCATCGACATAGGGTCCGTATTGAGGCGCGGCCTCAACGCCACGGTTGACCATGATATAAATTTCCGGAAATTGCTGTTTGATACGTTGTACCAGACGGATACTGGCTTCCACCATCCCTTTGCGTTCAGGGTTGGTTTGTTCCATATAAATCACGCTGTCCATGGTATCGAGAAACAGACCATTGAAGCCACGTCTGAGAATGTGGGGAATCCGCACATTGAGGAGCCACTCCTGCCATTTTTCGGACCGGATGTCAACGATGCGGCTTTTGTCCCAATTGGGGTTATATTCCAGCAGAAAGGAGGTGTCAGGCAGTTCAGAAAAATATTCTCGTTCGGTATCCACTTCACCAATACTGAGATAGCCCAGCACATGTTCCACTGAACGCCTGATTTTTGGAACATCGACTTTTGTCTGGTCATCCAGCACCACCAGATTCACATTGCCCAAAGCTGTTGTTGTCAGTGCGTCATTTCCATAATAACAAATCCATTCCGGAGAGACTGTTTTGCATGAAATCATAAAACCACTCATTATTCCCAACAGGCTAATTGCCTTCCATGAATGTACTTTTTTGAAACGCATGCGTCCTTCATCAATCAATAGGGGTTCGTTGTTTGAATTTGACTTGTGATCAAGCTATTTTATGATCTGGTCACTTGCAACAGGTTATATTGAAATTGTGGTTCAATTTTTTTTCAGGAGCTGTCTATGCCTATTTATGAATATGAATGTAATCATTGTCAGGATCACTTTTCTGAGTTGCGATCTTCCAGCGAGATGGATGATCCGATTGCATGTCCTCAATGCGGAACATCAGAAGCAAGGCGACTTCTGAGTGGTTTTGCGGTTGGTGGAAAAAGCAAAGAAACCATGATGATGCCTTGTGGGGCCCCTAACGCGGCAGGATGCGGCGGCCATTGTGCGGCCATGCAGCATTCACACTGAGTTTGCAATGACTGAAATCTATTCCACCATTCAGTACACAGACATTGACAGTTTTGACACCTCCATGGATTGGGCTGATTCTAATCCTTCAGAGATGCTGCGCCAAGCCATCAGTCATTCCGGAATTCTGATGCCGCTGACGGTTCAGTCGCAATCCGGCAAACAGACATTCCGGATTATTGATGGCTTCCGCCGATACAAGGCCTTGAAACAGGTTTGCGGTGAAGAAAATCCACAAATTCCTGTCAAAATACTACCGGAATCATTATCCTTCAAAACGCTGGCAATGATGCGTCTGCATGGGTTTTCGGGAGAACGGGCTTTTTCAGGGATCCGGTTATGCAGAGTGATCCGTCAACTCTCTGAAAATGGCTTTTCAGGGGATGAGTTTACCTCACAGGTGTTGCCGTTATTAGGACTCTCACCTTCCAGAAAAACAGTCCAGATCCTGAAACAACTGGTCGAATTTCTTCCAGAAATGGAGGCTTATCCTTTTCTTCAGGAGTTGGGACATGAAGATCTGGCGGTGTTGCTTCGTTTTTCAGCAACGGAAATCCCTGTCATCCTCCAGGCGTTTCATTCGATGAATCCGGGAGGGAACAAGTGGAAGGCTTTGCTGGGATTGTTGCATGATATCTGCCGGATTCAGCAGAAAACTGTGAGTGAACTGCTGAGGGTTCCTCCCTTGCCGGAGATTCTTGAGGCCGCTCATCTGCAGGGACCTGTCAGATACCGGATGCTGAAGGAACAACTCGAGCAATGGCGTTTCCCGACACTTCAACGTCTGCGGCATGACCTCAACGAACTGCGCCATCAATTGAAGATCCCCACCAATACTCAACTTGAAACAGATCCATTTCTGGAACAGGAATCCATCACTCTGCGCCTCCAGGTGTCATCGGCCCCTGAACTACAGGACTCGTTACATTCATTGAATTCAGAACAGAATGAACCACTCTGGACGAAAATGTTTGAGCTTCTGAAGGGAAGGCAATGAGCCTCGCATGATTATTCAGGAAACCATTGCTGGAGCAATTCGTCAGAATCAGCGATGATTTTTACCCTTTCAAAAAATTTCTCCCAGTTTTTCTGCTCTTCCTCAAAAACTTTGGCAAAAACCTCAATATTCTTGTGATAACGCCGCACTCCCATGAGATGCGCGTTATTCAACTTTTGAGAGAACCAGCGGTCATAGGAAAGTCGTTTGAAGTCAGATTTTCTGTCAACCCATGTTTGCTTGAGGTCCGCGAATAGTTCCTGTTTTCGTGTGAGTTTTTCTCCCTCCGGTAAGGCTGTCTGATACAAGGTTTCAAGCGCCACATACGCCTGACTCACTATTTCCACGAACATGGCTTCTTCCTGACTTTCCTGCTCAAAATTCAGATATTCCGGTGAATTCGCACCCTTGTGATGTTCCAGATAGGACTTGAGGCCTTCCTGTTCTACAAACACCGCAAAAGATTCATTGAACGAGGTGTTGCCGGAAACATAAACAACCTGATGCGCCATTTCATGGATCAATGTGCTGATAATATCCCAGTCTGAGCGATCGGTGAATGTATTCAACACAGGATCCGAAAAATAATCCGGGATCCAGCGGTTGTTGAGCCATCCCAGCGTGGAATAGGCACCGGCGTGTCCCACCGATACATCCAGGCCTTCAAGAGCAAGTTGAGCGGCATATTTTATGGCCTCTTCTTCCGCAAAATAGCCACGATACTCCACACATCCCGCAAACAGAAAACACCAGCGTCTGGATTGAAAAGCCAGTGGTTGGGAGGCTGTTACAATTGCGGTCACATAGGACCGTTTCAGGTCAACATAGCTGGTGTAACCATAGGTTGCTGGAAGGGCGAGTTGCGTGGACGCATAGTCTCTGACACTGAGAATAAGACGTAATTTGGCTGTTAGCAAGGGTGGGGTTGCCGGGGCCTCCAGCAATTCGGAAATGCTCTGTTTTTGATTTAGAAGTTCCAGATGCCCTGAAACAGCCTGATAATAATATCCGATTTCAGAACAGCCACTCAAGAGCCCGCAGAACCCCAGAAACAAACATCTGGATAATTTCATTGGTTCCGCGTGTCAATTTGTGGCAACTTCTTTTTCTGTTTCCGGTTCAAAAAGATAATACAAAACACGGGCACAGTGGGGACAAATTTGATGTTTATCCGGATGAACTCTCATTTCATTGATAAGTTGAGGCTGAATTTTCATATTGCATCCCCCACAGGCATTTTCTTTTTCCAACACTCTGCAAACAGGATTGGTGATCCCATTTGCGATGC is drawn from SAR324 cluster bacterium and contains these coding sequences:
- a CDS encoding DUF790 family protein, which codes for MSTSVEDNTVLTKDLLNYRIYKNRITSRFVDPRDVQLLDWAERLLELFAQNIGETREALESDMEMIAGEFRGHGMVARGLQKLLMDRTEFETGTNTELLEWRKKVFSHTSQLLSRKDEFSLEEYQQQVARAFDQTPEQLAESLYQDLPPCQKMLEFKKISPEGLLHRYNCAQVQGLLFYCDKLKLSLPDSGTADMRQLFKYLRFHQLLATISREENTWVIEIDGPLSLFMQTQKYGQNLAWFFPAVLHQQAWSLSAEISIKKGKPAQLTLDQNCGIKSHYHQFLSYVPEDIALLEQTLEKSLPQWKIEPAVNFVPLSGSHYCFPDYTLTHSTKQQVALELFHAWHASPLTQRLRQLELSASAPLILGVAKKLLKEPAIAEIVERSDYFKKYGFLFREMPTPDKLRPVLETWQSNVFGQK
- a CDS encoding DEAD/DEAH box helicase family protein, producing the protein MLSLEFEKGTLTLHPLTESQAESLPGILWDSRTRLHRAPAWCYREIVLTLRKLQIPYQDNARKFEPQEWSLKRQVTPRHYQLDALHAWKNQGSSGVVVLPTGAGKTILAVLMIAETRRPALIHVPTIDLMHQWHSVLSGFFDEPIGMLGGGENDLQKITVATYDSALIHVFHQGHRFGFIIFDECHHLPGEQYQNLAIASIAPFRLGLTATPERRDGREQVLYQLCGPLCFQVHIHELEGRELAPYEIETIEVDMLPEEQERYEQARACYLQFLKDEKISFSSAHGWSNFISKTAQSAKGRQAFKAFLEQRRLSQASQAKEDWIWELLRRHAGERILVFTQENDAAYRIGKKFFLPVLTHHTKVKERAQFLEAFRKGDYPVLVTSKVLNEGVDVPEANVAIVVAGSGSVREHVQRLGRILRPQTGKVATLYELVSKGTGEYFVNQRRRQHSAYQRSPELPNL
- a CDS encoding alanine--glyoxylate aminotransferase family protein: MTIPMLPPETQSLANILPSEPLLLMGAGPVPLPAAVSRANGVVINHLGETMDEVIRRVKSMARYAFQTQSDKILGVSGPSSAAMEMAIGNLLWPGRKVLVLKIGIFSGRFGEMATGIGADVTVLEMPTATPVDVQKVEDELKRQHYDVVTMVQGETSCGVLNNVPEIAKLAKKHGALVIVDAVCTLTTMPMFMDEWGIDATITGGQKGLSSIPGVSLIAFSSEAWEVLEKRTAVRPHWCLDALRAQKFWGHQQYHYTAPVPGILATHEALRLICEETLEKRFERHFMSSRALQAGIEGMGLELFVPSEYRLNSVIAIKIPDGVDGNKVRKYMAKRFLVEISGSFGLNIVRIGQMGEQCRSHNLFKTLYAMGVSFMAEGVKMEVGAGMAALEKNLVRDLEHLVD
- a CDS encoding 2-dehydropantoate 2-reductase, giving the protein MSSSKKVLVLGAGAVGALYGGFLHKAGVDVSVTCRSDYEHVKQQGFQIDSCLGNFNFQPTQVVRKPEDYSGVPDYVIVATKVLPDADVSSLLRPVVGPDTVIVLLQNGIDIEPPVAQAFPENLLISGLAFVCSNRIGPGHIHHQDYGRLIIGAYPGGSHQAVLELSEWFKQAGINCVASENIISARWKKLVWNAPYNPVSVLGGCLDTSQIMESTEAVLLVKHVMEEVCLLASHEGHPQVESVIEQNLVDTRNMVPYRTSMLLDYEAGRPMEVEAILGNVVKIGRRHQLAIPHIQALYALLQLKDVHNRQQKIPS
- a CDS encoding endo alpha-1,4 polygalactosaminidase, with protein sequence MISCKTVSPEWICYYGNDALTTTALGNVNLVVLDDQTKVDVPKIRRSVEHVLGYLSIGEVDTEREYFSELPDTSFLLEYNPNWDKSRIVDIRSEKWQEWLLNVRIPHILRRGFNGLFLDTMDSVIYMEQTNPERKGMVEASIRLVQRIKQQFPEIYIMVNRGVEAAPQYGPYVDAILAESFFADYNFTDKTYELRPIEDAKEYVGILTNVKKDHGVALFGLDYWYPDDKKNIRLIYEIQKKHGFIPYVATVELDQIVYP
- a CDS encoding zinc ribbon domain-containing protein; the encoded protein is MPIYEYECNHCQDHFSELRSSSEMDDPIACPQCGTSEARRLLSGFAVGGKSKETMMMPCGAPNAAGCGGHCAAMQHSH
- a CDS encoding ParB N-terminal domain-containing protein, whose amino-acid sequence is MTEIYSTIQYTDIDSFDTSMDWADSNPSEMLRQAISHSGILMPLTVQSQSGKQTFRIIDGFRRYKALKQVCGEENPQIPVKILPESLSFKTLAMMRLHGFSGERAFSGIRLCRVIRQLSENGFSGDEFTSQVLPLLGLSPSRKTVQILKQLVEFLPEMEAYPFLQELGHEDLAVLLRFSATEIPVILQAFHSMNPGGNKWKALLGLLHDICRIQQKTVSELLRVPPLPEILEAAHLQGPVRYRMLKEQLEQWRFPTLQRLRHDLNELRHQLKIPTNTQLETDPFLEQESITLRLQVSSAPELQDSLHSLNSEQNEPLWTKMFELLKGRQ
- a CDS encoding aminopeptidase codes for the protein MKLSRCLFLGFCGLLSGCSEIGYYYQAVSGHLELLNQKQSISELLEAPATPPLLTAKLRLILSVRDYASTQLALPATYGYTSYVDLKRSYVTAIVTASQPLAFQSRRWCFLFAGCVEYRGYFAEEEAIKYAAQLALEGLDVSVGHAGAYSTLGWLNNRWIPDYFSDPVLNTFTDRSDWDIISTLIHEMAHQVVYVSGNTSFNESFAVFVEQEGLKSYLEHHKGANSPEYLNFEQESQEEAMFVEIVSQAYVALETLYQTALPEGEKLTRKQELFADLKQTWVDRKSDFKRLSYDRWFSQKLNNAHLMGVRRYHKNIEVFAKVFEEEQKNWEKFFERVKIIADSDELLQQWFPE